From the Dendrosporobacter quercicolus genome, the window AAAGGAAAGCCAGCTGTTCAGTCAGAACTCGCTGGCTTTTTCCGTTTACTGTAATTTCATTCAACTGCCGCTGAAATGATGGCAACCACCAGCTCAGCCGAATGATACAGATCTTCTTCTTTAATAAATTCTTCAGCCGTATGCACTTTGCTCATACCTACGCCCAAAACCGCGGTCGGCACACCATAAAAATTAAAATAATTGGCGTCACTGCCGCCCCCGGTAGCCTGCAGTACGGCTTTTAAGCCGATATTGCCGGCAGCTTTCACCGCCAGAGCCACCACCGGGGAGTCGTCGGCCAGTTCAAAAGGGTCATACGCATGACGGACCTCCACCTGGGCCCGGCCCCCGTTTTGCGTCGCTACCCGTTCAAAAGTATGTTTCATATGCTCGGTCTGGGCGGCCAGTTTGCCAATATCGCGGCTGCGGGCTTCACATTTTAACTCGACCCGGTCAGGGACAATGTTGGTCGCCTGACCGCCGGATATCATGCCGACATTGGCGGTCGTCTCATGGTCGATGCGCCCCTGCCTAAGTTCAGCTAAAGCCTTGCCGGCCATAACAATGGCATTCACCCCTTCCTCAGGCGCTACGCCGGCATGAGCCGTCTTACCGTAAATAATCACGTCAATACTGTTTTGCCCAGGCGCTTTGGTAATAATCTGCCCCGGCGACCCGCCGGAATCCAAGGCATACCCCAGGCTGGCCTTTAAATCGGACCGCCTGATATGCTTTGAGCCATCCAGGCCGGCTTCTTCGGAAACCGTAAAAACCACCTGGATGCCGCTGTGCGGCAATTTATTTTCAATTACCACCCGCAGACCTTCCAAAATAGCGGCAACCCCGGCTTTATCATCAGCGCCTAAAATAGTATTGCCCGCCGATTTAATCAGGCCATCCTGCACCACTGGTTCAACCCCGGCGCAGGGCTCTACGCAATCCATATGCGCGCTCAGCATAATACTCTTACCTGCCACGTTTCCCGCCAAATAGCCGATAATATTGCCGCAGGCGCCGCCAATTTCCGAACCGGCCTGATCCTCAAAAACGCTTAAACCCAATTGAGACAAGCGTTCCTTCAGCAAATCCCCAATTTCACGCTCAGCCTTGGACGAACAACGAATCCGCAGCAAATCCAAAAATTCCGCCAACATACGCTGCTTATTAATCATGCCTTTTCCATCCTTTCTATTAAAAATTGCCAGCTATGTAAACAAACGCAATGGTTAAACTAAATAACGGAGGTGATAACAGATGAAAAACAATTGTCAAATTGACAAAAAATGCGCCAAAAACGACCAGGCTAATCAGGTAAATCTGGAGTTTTCCCAGGAGTTAGCCGCTAAAAATCAGCTCCGGAACGACAAAGAATGCAAGTCGGAATGCAAACGCTAATCATAGCTGTTTCTTCGCCTGAAACGACGGCCTATTGCCGTCGTTTCAGCATTTTCCGTTAATCAGGGCAGTTTCAAGACACTAGCGCAACAATTGGGCTTTGGTGATAATTGCCTCGCCAAACCGCGACTTCAGCCGGTCAACCGTACTATATAAAGCCCGCCGTTTGTCGCTTTCGTCAAATAGCGTCAGTTGATCGCCGGACTGCAGACTGCTTACCGTAATGCCCAGCAGCCGTATACCCTCGGTATGACTGCACTTGTCAAAAATCATGCAGGCAGTTAGATAAATAGTTTCATCAAAGTTTGTTGACTGCGATAAAGTACAGCTTCTGGTAATTGTCCGGAACGAACGGTATCTTATTTTAACCGTAATTGTCCGGCCGCTGTACCCCGAGCAGCGCAAGCGCCAGCCCACTTTTTCGGCCAGCGCCAGCAATTCGGCTTTCAGTCTGTCCGTCCCGGTCAAATCAGCAGCAAAAGTCAGCTCCTTGCCGACGGACTGAGGCGGACGTTCAGCGATAACCAGCCGGACGTCCCGGCCGTTAGCCAAAGCATGCAGCTGCTGGGCAATATTGCCGCAATGCTGAATGAGAAGTGCTAAATCAAACCGGGCCAGCTCACCAATTGTAGTGATGCCCAGCTCCCGCAAAATTTTATTCGTTGCAGCGCCAACACCCCATAGCCGGCTGACAGGCATGCTTTCCAACACGCCCAAAGCTTTTCCCGGGGCGATAACCACCAGGCCGTCCGGCTTTTTGAGCTCTGAAGCCAGTTTTGCCAGAAATTTGTTTTCAGCCGCCCCGACAGATGCCACCAGACCAACGGTCTGCCTGATCCGCTGCTTAATTTCAGCAGCCAGCTGGTATATATCCGGATAAAGCTGCTCCATGCCGCTGACATCTAAAAAAGCTTCATCCAGCGCCAGCGGTTCAATGAGGGGGGAGAACCCTGACAGCACAGTCATAATCCGGGCCGAAACCTCACTATACCGGGCGTGGCTTCCGGCCAGAAAAATCCCCTGCGGGCACCGGCGGCGAGCCTCAGCCATTGGCATGGCCGAATGTACCCCAAATTCGCGCGCCTCATAAGACGCGGTGGAAACAACGCCGCGGCTGCCCAAACCGCCAACAATTACCGGCTTTCCGGCCAGTTCCCGATGATCCCGCTGTTCAACGGCTGCATAGAACGCATCCATATCAACATGAATAACCCAACGCTGCATGTTTTTCACTCATTTCCGGTGCGGCACACCGCCCTAAATCGGTGCAGCCATAGAGCGCGTGCCGGTTTAATTGCTATTTAAGAACACCCGTCCCGGCTTGTAAAGTTCCGGTTCAGGATTTTCCGCCCAGTAGCGAAGTATGGATAACAATAGGATCCAGCGGCTTAAAGCGGGTATCTTCTAAGAATTGCAAATCTGCCCGCAATTTACTGAGCTCATCCCGCAGAATACTTTTCGTATAATTATATTCTTCAAGCCGTACTACAGCATCAGACAGTTCGGCAATTTTTTCTTCATACTCCTTATGCTGCCGGACAATTTCCAATCCCGTCTTAATCATCGTGCGCTTCTCCTTACTTGTCAAAATTACACCCTTTCTAATTATACCCCGATCTTGACAAATTCATTGAACGGAATGGAAAAACCCCATTCAAACAAAACAAGGCCTTGCGTTATCTACCCAAGGCCAAAATGTCGATCATCATTTGCAGTCATTTTTTGTTTTAGCAGGATTTCCGGCCAAACCGGGGATGTCTGGCCGGCTTTAAGCTCAACCGCAGAATTAATTCCACCGCTCGCTTAAGTTCAATATCCTGGCGGCTGTGGGCT encodes:
- a CDS encoding M20/M25/M40 family metallo-hydrolase; the encoded protein is MINKQRMLAEFLDLLRIRCSSKAEREIGDLLKERLSQLGLSVFEDQAGSEIGGACGNIIGYLAGNVAGKSIMLSAHMDCVEPCAGVEPVVQDGLIKSAGNTILGADDKAGVAAILEGLRVVIENKLPHSGIQVVFTVSEEAGLDGSKHIRRSDLKASLGYALDSGGSPGQIITKAPGQNSIDVIIYGKTAHAGVAPEEGVNAIVMAGKALAELRQGRIDHETTANVGMISGGQATNIVPDRVELKCEARSRDIGKLAAQTEHMKHTFERVATQNGGRAQVEVRHAYDPFELADDSPVVALAVKAAGNIGLKAVLQATGGGSDANYFNFYGVPTAVLGVGMSKVHTAEEFIKEEDLYHSAELVVAIISAAVE
- a CDS encoding DNA polymerase IV, producing MQRWVIHVDMDAFYAAVEQRDHRELAGKPVIVGGLGSRGVVSTASYEAREFGVHSAMPMAEARRRCPQGIFLAGSHARYSEVSARIMTVLSGFSPLIEPLALDEAFLDVSGMEQLYPDIYQLAAEIKQRIRQTVGLVASVGAAENKFLAKLASELKKPDGLVVIAPGKALGVLESMPVSRLWGVGAATNKILRELGITTIGELARFDLALLIQHCGNIAQQLHALANGRDVRLVIAERPPQSVGKELTFAADLTGTDRLKAELLALAEKVGWRLRCSGYSGRTITVKIRYRSFRTITRSCTLSQSTNFDETIYLTACMIFDKCSHTEGIRLLGITVSSLQSGDQLTLFDESDKRRALYSTVDRLKSRFGEAIITKAQLLR